The following proteins come from a genomic window of Castor canadensis chromosome 17, mCasCan1.hap1v2, whole genome shotgun sequence:
- the Cldn9 gene encoding claudin-9 — translation MASTGLELLGMTLAVLGWLGTLVSCALPLWKVTAFIGNSIVVAQVVWEGLWMSCVVQSTGQMQCKVYDSLLALPQDLQAARALCVVALLLALLGLLVAITGAQCTTCVEDEGAKARIVLTAGVVLLLAGILVLIPVCWTAHAIIQDFYNPLVAEALKRELGASLYLGWAAAALLMLGGGLLCCTCPPPQIERPHGPRLGYSIPSRSGASGLDKRDYV, via the coding sequence ATGGCttcaactggccttgaactcctgggcatGACCCTGGCTGTGCTGGGCTGGCTAGGGACCCTTGTCTCCTGCGCCCTGCCCCTATGGAAAGTGACCGCTTTCATCGGCAACAGTATCGTTGTGGCCCAGGTCGTGTGGGAAGGGCTGTGGATGTCCTGTGTGGTACAGAGCACCGGCCAGATGCAGTGCAAGGTGTATGACTCCCTGCTGGCCCTACCCCAGGACCTGCAGGCTGCACGAGCTCTGTGTGTTGTTGCCCTCCTGCTGGCCCTGCTTGGCCTGCTGGTGGCCATCACGGGCGCCCAGTGCACTACATGTGTGGAGGATGAAGGTGCCAAAGCCCGCATCGTGCTCACTGCAGGGGTCGTCCTCCTCCTTGCTGGCATCCTGGTGCTCATCCCAGTCTGCTGGACAGCCCACGCCATCATCCAGGACTTCTACAACCCACTGGTGGCCGAGGCCCTCAAGCGGGAGTTAGGGGCCTCCCTTTACCTGGGCTGGGCAGCGGCTGCATTGCTTATGCTGGGTGGGGGGCTGCTGTGCTGCACATGCCCCCCACCCCAGATCGAGCGGCCCCATGGACCTAGGCTGGGCTACTCCATTCCCTCCCGCTCGGGAGCATCAGGCCTGGACAAGAGGGACTATGTGTGA
- the Cldn6 gene encoding claudin-6 produces MASSGLQILGVILTLLGWVKALVSCALPMWKVTAFIGNSIVVAQVVWEGLWMSCVVQSTGQMQCKVYDSLLALPQDLQAARALCVITLLVSLFGLLVYLAGAKCTTCVEDKDSKARLVLTSGIIFVISGVLTLIPVSWTAHAIIQDFYNPLVAEAQKRELGASLYLGWAASGLLLLGGGLLCCTCPSGGSRGPSHYMARYSASAPHSTSRGPSEYPTKNYV; encoded by the coding sequence ATGGCTTCTTCTGGTCTGCAAATCCTGGGAGTCATCCTGACATTGCTGGGCTGGGTGAAGGCCCTGGTGTCCTGTGCCCTGCCCATGTGGAAGGTGACAGCTTTCATCGGTAACAGCATCGTTGTGGCCCAGGTCGTGTGGGAAGGGCTGTGGATGTCCTGTGTGGTACAGAGCACTGGCCAGATGCAGTGCAAGGTGTATGACTCCCTGCTGGCCCTGCCCCAAGACCTGCAGGCGGCACGAGCTCTCTGTGTCATCACCCTACTCGTGTCTCTGTTTGGCCTGCTGGTCTACCTTGCTGGTGCCAAGTGCACCACCTGTGTAGAGGACAAGGACTCCAAAGCCCGCCTGGTGCTCACCTCTGGGATCATCTTTGTCATCTCAGGAGTCCTGACCCTGATCCCTGTCTCCTGGACTGCCCACGCCATCATCCAGGACTTTTACAACCCCTTGGTGGCTGAAGCCCAAAAGCGGGAGCTGGGGGCCTCCCTCTACCTGGGttgggctgcctcaggccttttaTTACTGGGCGGTGGGCTGCTATGCTGCACCTGCCCCTCTGGAGGGTCCCGGGGCCCCAGCCATTACATGGCCCGCTATTCGGCATCTGCCCCTCATTCCACTTCTCGGGGGCCCTCTGAGTACCCCACCAAGAATTACGTTTGA
- the Tnfrsf12a gene encoding tumor necrosis factor receptor superfamily member 12A gives MAPGSLRPPLPLLVLGLGLLCAASGEQAPGTGPCSRGSSWSADLDKCMDCASCPARPHSDFCLGCATAPPAPFRLLWPILGGALSLGLVLTLLSVFLVWRRCRRREKFTTPIEETGGEGCPGVALIQ, from the exons ATGGCTCCGGGTTCCCTGCGCCCGCCGCTGCCGCTCCTcgtgctggggctggggctgcttTGCGCCGCGAGCGGGGAGCAGGCGCCAG GCACCGGCCCTTGCTCTCGCGGCAGCTCATGGAGTGCGGACCTCGACAAGTGTATGGACTGCGCGTCGTGCCCGGCGCGACCGCACAGCGACTTCTGCCTGGGCT GCGCTACGGCACCTCCCGCCCCCTTCCGGCTGCTCTGGCCCATCTTGGGGGGAGCCCTGAGCCTGGGCCTGGTGTTGACGCTACTTTCTGTCTTCCTGGTCTGGAGACGGTGCCGCAGGAGAGAGAAGTTTACCA CCCCCATAGAGGAGACCGGTGGAGAGGGATGTCCAGGTGTGGCACTGATCCAGTGA
- the Hcfc1r1 gene encoding host cell factor C1 regulator 1 isoform X1 — MILQQPLERGPPGRALRDPRAASWAARGLDASSPLRGAVPMSTKRRLEEEQEPLRKQFLSEENMTTHFSRLSLHNDHPYCSPPMAFPPALPPLRSPGSELLLWRYPGSLIPEALRLLRLGDIPNPHYPATPAGDSVEL; from the exons ATGATCTTGCAGCAGCCCCTGGAACGAGGCCCCCCGGGTCGGGCCCTGCGCGACCCGCGGGCTGCCTCATGGGCAGCTCGGGGCCTGGACGCCAG CTCCCCTCTGCGAGGAGCTGTGCCCATGAGCACCAAACGGCGCCTGGAGGAGGAGCA GGAGCCCTTGCGCAAGCAGTTCCTGTCCGAGGAGAACATGACCACCCACTTCTCTCGACTCAGCCTACATAATGACCACCCCTACTGCAGCCCCCCCATGGCTTTCCCTCCAGCCCTGCCCCCACTCAG GAGCCCTGGATCTGAGCTGCTGCTCTGGCGCTACCCTGGAAGCCTGATCCCTGAGGCCCTCCGGCTGCTGAGGCTGGGGGATATCCCCAACCCCCACTATCCTGCAACCCCAGCTGGAGATTCAGTGGAGCTCTGA
- the Hcfc1r1 gene encoding host cell factor C1 regulator 1 isoform X2: protein MILQQPLERGPPGRALRDPRAASWAARGLDAREPLRKQFLSEENMTTHFSRLSLHNDHPYCSPPMAFPPALPPLRSPGSELLLWRYPGSLIPEALRLLRLGDIPNPHYPATPAGDSVEL, encoded by the exons ATGATCTTGCAGCAGCCCCTGGAACGAGGCCCCCCGGGTCGGGCCCTGCGCGACCCGCGGGCTGCCTCATGGGCAGCTCGGGGCCTGGACGCCAG GGAGCCCTTGCGCAAGCAGTTCCTGTCCGAGGAGAACATGACCACCCACTTCTCTCGACTCAGCCTACATAATGACCACCCCTACTGCAGCCCCCCCATGGCTTTCCCTCCAGCCCTGCCCCCACTCAG GAGCCCTGGATCTGAGCTGCTGCTCTGGCGCTACCCTGGAAGCCTGATCCCTGAGGCCCTCCGGCTGCTGAGGCTGGGGGATATCCCCAACCCCCACTATCCTGCAACCCCAGCTGGAGATTCAGTGGAGCTCTGA
- the Thoc6 gene encoding THO complex subunit 6 isoform X2, whose translation MERASPLAVPLGQTEVFQTLQRLHMTIFSQSVSPCGKFLAAGNNYGQIAIFSLSAALSSEAKEESKKPVVTFQAHDGPVYSMVSTDRQLLSAGDGEVKAWLWAEILKKGCKELWRRQPPYRTSLEVPEINALLLAPKENSLILAGGDCQLHTMDLETGTFTRALRGHTDYIHCLALRERSPEVLSGGEDGAVRLWDLRTAKEVQTIEVYKHEECARPHNGRWIGCLATDSDWMVCGGGPALTLWHLRSSTPTTIFPMRAPQKHVTFYQDLILSAGQGRCVNQWQLSGELKAQVPGSSPGLLSLSLNQQPAAPECKVLTAAGNSCRVDVFTNLGYRAFSLSF comes from the exons ATGGAGCGCGCTTCACCGCTCGCAGTTCCTCTGGGTCAG ACAGAGGTGTTTCAGACCCTGCAGCGGCTACACATGACCATCTTCTCCCAGAGTGTCTCGCCCTGTGGGAAGTTCCTGGCGGCTGGCAACAATTATGGGCAGATTGCCATCTTCAG CTTGTCCGCTGCTTTGAGTTCTGAGGCTAAAGAGGAAAGCAAGAAGCCTGTGGTGACCTTccaag CCCATGATGGGCCTGTCTACAGCATGGTCTCCACTGATCGCCAGCtgctcagtgctggggatggggaGGTGAAGGCCTGGCTTTGGGCAGAGATCCTTAAGAAG GGCTGTAAGGAACTGTGGCGGCGTCAGCCCCCATACAG gACCAGCCTGGAAGTGCCTGAGATCAATGCCTTGCTGCTCGCCCCCAAG GAGAATTCCCTCATTCTGGCTGGGGGAGATTGCCAGCTGCACACTATGGACCTTGAAACTGGGACCTTCACT CGGGCCCTCCGGGGCCACACTGACTACATCCATTGTCTGGCACTGCGGGAACGGAGCCCTGAGGTGCTGTCTGGTGGCGAGGATGGGGCTGTGCGTCTTTGGG ATCTCCGCACAGCCAAAGAGGTCCAGACCATCGAGGTGTATAAGCACGAG GAGTGTGCAAGGCCCCATAATGGCCGCTGGATTGGATGTTTGGCAACAGATTCAGACTGGATG GTCTGTGGAGGTGGCCCAGCCCTCACTCTCTGGCACCTTCGATCCTCCACTCCCACCACCATCTTCCCCATGCGGGCACCACAGAAACATGTCACCTTCTACCAGGACCTG ATTCTGTCCGCAGGCCAGGGCCGCTGTGTCAATCAGTGGCAACTGAGTGGGGAGCTCAAGGCTCAGGTGCCTGGCTCTTCCCCAGGACTGCTCAGCCTAAGCCTCAACCAGCAGCCAGCGGCCCCCGAGTGCAAG GTCCTGACTGCTGCGGGCAACAGCTGCCGAGTGGATGTCTTCACCAACTTGGGTTACCGAGCCTTCTCTCTGTCCTTCTGA
- the Thoc6 gene encoding THO complex subunit 6 isoform X1, with amino-acid sequence MERASPLAVPLGQVSRTEVFQTLQRLHMTIFSQSVSPCGKFLAAGNNYGQIAIFSLSAALSSEAKEESKKPVVTFQAHDGPVYSMVSTDRQLLSAGDGEVKAWLWAEILKKGCKELWRRQPPYRTSLEVPEINALLLAPKENSLILAGGDCQLHTMDLETGTFTRALRGHTDYIHCLALRERSPEVLSGGEDGAVRLWDLRTAKEVQTIEVYKHEECARPHNGRWIGCLATDSDWMVCGGGPALTLWHLRSSTPTTIFPMRAPQKHVTFYQDLILSAGQGRCVNQWQLSGELKAQVPGSSPGLLSLSLNQQPAAPECKVLTAAGNSCRVDVFTNLGYRAFSLSF; translated from the exons ATGGAGCGCGCTTCACCGCTCGCAGTTCCTCTGGGTCAGGTGAGCAGG ACAGAGGTGTTTCAGACCCTGCAGCGGCTACACATGACCATCTTCTCCCAGAGTGTCTCGCCCTGTGGGAAGTTCCTGGCGGCTGGCAACAATTATGGGCAGATTGCCATCTTCAG CTTGTCCGCTGCTTTGAGTTCTGAGGCTAAAGAGGAAAGCAAGAAGCCTGTGGTGACCTTccaag CCCATGATGGGCCTGTCTACAGCATGGTCTCCACTGATCGCCAGCtgctcagtgctggggatggggaGGTGAAGGCCTGGCTTTGGGCAGAGATCCTTAAGAAG GGCTGTAAGGAACTGTGGCGGCGTCAGCCCCCATACAG gACCAGCCTGGAAGTGCCTGAGATCAATGCCTTGCTGCTCGCCCCCAAG GAGAATTCCCTCATTCTGGCTGGGGGAGATTGCCAGCTGCACACTATGGACCTTGAAACTGGGACCTTCACT CGGGCCCTCCGGGGCCACACTGACTACATCCATTGTCTGGCACTGCGGGAACGGAGCCCTGAGGTGCTGTCTGGTGGCGAGGATGGGGCTGTGCGTCTTTGGG ATCTCCGCACAGCCAAAGAGGTCCAGACCATCGAGGTGTATAAGCACGAG GAGTGTGCAAGGCCCCATAATGGCCGCTGGATTGGATGTTTGGCAACAGATTCAGACTGGATG GTCTGTGGAGGTGGCCCAGCCCTCACTCTCTGGCACCTTCGATCCTCCACTCCCACCACCATCTTCCCCATGCGGGCACCACAGAAACATGTCACCTTCTACCAGGACCTG ATTCTGTCCGCAGGCCAGGGCCGCTGTGTCAATCAGTGGCAACTGAGTGGGGAGCTCAAGGCTCAGGTGCCTGGCTCTTCCCCAGGACTGCTCAGCCTAAGCCTCAACCAGCAGCCAGCGGCCCCCGAGTGCAAG GTCCTGACTGCTGCGGGCAACAGCTGCCGAGTGGATGTCTTCACCAACTTGGGTTACCGAGCCTTCTCTCTGTCCTTCTGA
- the Thoc6 gene encoding THO complex subunit 6 isoform X3 — protein sequence MTIFSQSVSPCGKFLAAGNNYGQIAIFSLSAALSSEAKEESKKPVVTFQAHDGPVYSMVSTDRQLLSAGDGEVKAWLWAEILKKGCKELWRRQPPYRTSLEVPEINALLLAPKENSLILAGGDCQLHTMDLETGTFTRALRGHTDYIHCLALRERSPEVLSGGEDGAVRLWDLRTAKEVQTIEVYKHEECARPHNGRWIGCLATDSDWMVCGGGPALTLWHLRSSTPTTIFPMRAPQKHVTFYQDLILSAGQGRCVNQWQLSGELKAQVPGSSPGLLSLSLNQQPAAPECKVLTAAGNSCRVDVFTNLGYRAFSLSF from the exons ATGACCATCTTCTCCCAGAGTGTCTCGCCCTGTGGGAAGTTCCTGGCGGCTGGCAACAATTATGGGCAGATTGCCATCTTCAG CTTGTCCGCTGCTTTGAGTTCTGAGGCTAAAGAGGAAAGCAAGAAGCCTGTGGTGACCTTccaag CCCATGATGGGCCTGTCTACAGCATGGTCTCCACTGATCGCCAGCtgctcagtgctggggatggggaGGTGAAGGCCTGGCTTTGGGCAGAGATCCTTAAGAAG GGCTGTAAGGAACTGTGGCGGCGTCAGCCCCCATACAG gACCAGCCTGGAAGTGCCTGAGATCAATGCCTTGCTGCTCGCCCCCAAG GAGAATTCCCTCATTCTGGCTGGGGGAGATTGCCAGCTGCACACTATGGACCTTGAAACTGGGACCTTCACT CGGGCCCTCCGGGGCCACACTGACTACATCCATTGTCTGGCACTGCGGGAACGGAGCCCTGAGGTGCTGTCTGGTGGCGAGGATGGGGCTGTGCGTCTTTGGG ATCTCCGCACAGCCAAAGAGGTCCAGACCATCGAGGTGTATAAGCACGAG GAGTGTGCAAGGCCCCATAATGGCCGCTGGATTGGATGTTTGGCAACAGATTCAGACTGGATG GTCTGTGGAGGTGGCCCAGCCCTCACTCTCTGGCACCTTCGATCCTCCACTCCCACCACCATCTTCCCCATGCGGGCACCACAGAAACATGTCACCTTCTACCAGGACCTG ATTCTGTCCGCAGGCCAGGGCCGCTGTGTCAATCAGTGGCAACTGAGTGGGGAGCTCAAGGCTCAGGTGCCTGGCTCTTCCCCAGGACTGCTCAGCCTAAGCCTCAACCAGCAGCCAGCGGCCCCCGAGTGCAAG GTCCTGACTGCTGCGGGCAACAGCTGCCGAGTGGATGTCTTCACCAACTTGGGTTACCGAGCCTTCTCTCTGTCCTTCTGA
- the Bicdl2 gene encoding BICD family-like cargo adapter 2 isoform X2: MGRGLNSARLRRQKRRLRARVQKPRQQPERLQQENHELRRGLAARGAEWEARAVELEGDVEALRAQLGEQRSEQQDSGRERARALSELSEQNLRLSQQLAQASQTEQELQRELDALRGQCQAQALAGAELRTRLESLQAENQMLQSRRQDLETQIRGLREEVDKGQGRLQTTHEELLLLRRERKEHSLELERARFEAGEALSALRRLQRRVSELEEESRLQDADVSCASLQSELAHSLDGDQGQDAKACGDAESTLSLEAKEVSSSQPSAQEESLEPPKKRAPLSPAETLEEKEAEVSRLQDEIALQRTELQTLREELQRQKELRAQDDPEETLRSALSDRDEAVNKTLELSLELSRVSLERDSLSRELLRTIRQKVALTQELEAWQDDMQVVIGQQLRSQRQKEMGAAAAPRRATTRFSLRLGPGQAGGFLSNLFRRT, from the exons ATGGGCCGGGGCTTAAATTCTGCCAGACTCAGGCGCCAAAAACGGCGCTTGCGTGCTCGCGTCCAGAAGCCCAGGCAGCAGCCAGAG CGGCTGCAGCAGGAGAATCACGAGCTCCGCAGGGGCCTGGCTGCCAGGGGCGCCGAGTGGGAGGCCAGGGCTGTGGAGCTGGAGGGGGACGTGGAGGCCCTGCGGGCTCAGCTGGGGGAACAGCGCTCAGAGCAGCAGGACAGCGGGCGCGAGCGTGCACGAGCCCTCAGCGAACTCAGCGAGCAAAACCTCCGGCTCAGCCAGCAGCTGGCCCAG GCCTCCCAGACTGAGCAAGAGCTTCAGCGTGAGCTGGACGCCCTTCGGGGGCAGTGCCAGGCGCAAGCCCTGGCGGGGGCAGAGCTGAGGACACGGCTGGAGAGTCTGCAGGCTGAG AACCAGATGCTGCAGAGCCGCAGGCAGGACCTGGAGACCCAAATCCGAGGCCTGCGTGAGGAGGTGGACAAAGGCCAGGGCAGGCTACAGACCACCCACGAGGAGTTGCTGCTGCTAAGGCGTGAGAGGAAGGAACACAGTCTGGAG CTGGAACGCGCACGCTTCGAGGCTGGGGAGGCGCTGAGCGCACTTCGGAGGCTGCAGCGGCGGGTTTCGGAGCTGGAGGAGGAATCTCGTCTCCAAGACGCGGATGTGTCGTGCGCCTCGTTGCAGTCAGAGCTCGCTCACAGCCTAGACGGCGACCAGGGTCAGGATGCCAAGGCGTGCGGAGACGCCGAG AGCACCTTGTCCCTGGAGGCAAAAGAAGTGTCCAGCTCCCAGCCTTCAGCCCAGGAGGAGAGCTTGGAGCCCCCCAAAAAGAGGGCACCCCTGAGCCCAGCGGAGACACTAGAGGAGAAGGAGGCAGAAGTATCCAGGCTGCAAGAtgag ATCGCGCTGCAGCGGACAGAGCTGCAGACCCTGCGGGAGGAGCTGCAAAGGCAGAAGGAGCTTCGAGCGCAGGACGACCCGGAGGAGACCCTGAGGAGCGCACTCTCGGACCGGGATGAGGCCGTGAACAA GACCCTGGAATTGTCTCTGGAGCTCAGCCGCGTCTCGCTGGAGCGGGACTCCCTGTCTCGCGAGCTGCTGCGCACGATCCGCCAGAAGGTGGCGCTCACGCAGGAGCTCGAGGCCTGGCAG GACGACATGCAGGTGGTGATTGGTCAGCAGCTGCGCTCCCAGCGCCAGAAGGAGATGGGCGCCGCCGCGGCCCCGCGCCGCGCCACGACCCGCTTCTCACTGCGCCTGGGCCCTGGGCAGGCCGGCGGCTTCCTCAGCAACCTCTTCCGAAGGACTTGA